TAAGttgtcgagcatgctcctcttcactcttggagtacaccagaatgtcatcgatgaacacgatgacgaacttgtccaacacgtcatggaacactcagttcatcatatccatgaatgctgccggggctttggttaacccgaacgataagactagaaattcataatgttcgtatcgagttctaaacgccgttttatgaatagcgccactcttgatcttcaactagTGGTATCCAGACTTAAggtcgatcttggagaaaactcttgatCCCtatagctgatcaaataggtcgtcaatgcatggcaatgggtatcgattcttaattgtCAGTTTATTTAGTTCAGGATAGTTGATACACAaacgcatactaccatccttcttcttcatgaatagcacaggtgctccccagggagacacgctaggtggtataaaacccttcttcagcaagtcttgcAGTTGGACTTGTaattctttcaactcaataggtgccattcgatacggtgccttggatactggtgtTGCACCAAGAATTAGGTCAATCGTGAACTCTGTCTCATGATCCGGAGGCaactgggtcagatcttctggaaagacatcaagaaattctctggCGATGTCAAGCTCCTCTAAAGGCTTTATCTTCGCCTCAgtgtccatcacagtggccaaatagccttgacatccttcatccagcaacttccaCACCTGGAGGGTAGATAAGGTCATTCTTCTGggcttcctcatcggttcactttggtaggtgaaaaccgagccaTTATCTaacttgaatactatcttcttctccgcacatatgacttttgctccataggcggataaccaatccatgcctagtatcacgtcaaagtccttcatgtcgaaCCTTATCAGACATGCGGTTAGGTTCTTTCCACAGATTTCTATCTGACAGGGGTCGTAAATTTCCTttaagctcacgacactacccgtcggcgTGCTGACCACtaaatcgtgcccgatgtccccCAGTTGATCAgccatcctactcgcaaaggtagtagaaacgaaagagtgagatgcgcccgagtcgaatagtactcgcgTGAAAATGGTTGAggcattcagggtacctagggtttgtataaaatttaggtCTCACATCTATAGGCTATCCTCTACAATATAGTAGTGTTCaatggacttacctgtcattacatcggggttggcctccgcttcttcattagtcaacGCAAATACCTTTCCTTGCGTTCGATTGTcctgtggctgaaaaggtctagcataggactggtttggcgagtaagtgttgtatccgtggtgcatgcattccctggccatatgtcccGCTTTGTTGCACACATAGCATCTGTTGGACAGAACGACCGgtgatgaggcttggctcacttggcttgtagctggtcgggctggcgaggCTAccattgtcgcttgactcgcaGTTGGTTGGGCAGGTCGATTataagtggggcggaaagggttctgacccacatctggcctacgatacggagtcaaattggggctcgaactagctcCTCAAAAAACCTTGTTCGGGCAACCGAAATTCTAGTAGTtttttggcctcttgcccaatctgggcgacgttgtagctttctctttttctttctccttcaatctatcttctatagtcttcgccttgtcaacCATCTGAGCGTAATCttgaatatccataattgacaggacAGACCCGATCTCAGGCTTAAGTCcgttctcaaatttctttgtcttACTGACTTCCCCCTTCAGGTGTTTTGGAGCGAAATGGAATAAATCTTCGAACCGTTGCTGATAGTCCAACACCGACTTGGTCCCTTACACAAGTatagagaactcagcttctgggaagtagttcttaaagaaaacctctttgaattgctcccaagtagggtttggatgagcggcttcaagGTTTGGTTTGGTGGCCTTCTACCAgacttcagcctcattctgtagctgataacccgcacatatcagcttttgcacatccgtacattcaagcacatcaaatgccttctctaaggcgctaatccaccattccggctgcattgcctccgagtttaacttggaaaacactggtggctggagtttcttgaacctctccatcaccttagctgtagagttttccgctaggTGTTGAGGTACTGGTGGTAAATCTGATCTTTTCATAGTTAACAGTCAAATGTTTCCATGTACAAGCCATTCTGAAAGAAAGATTTTGTTGTCTGCTGTTTATATGTTAAATCTAGGGAAATTGTTTCTTACAGCATTGAAGACATAAGTTAAGATCACGGAGTGAATGCATGATTAAGCTTTCTTCTCCACCCACTGGTTGATGTAACATGTCGCATTGTTTGGGATTGTCCATCTCCAATTAGTTTTATCACCTCAGGAAGGAGTTGTAACCCCTACCAGGTGTCTCTTAACCATCCAATCAATTACACTTTTATTGAGGGCATTGTAACAGGGAATATCTAGCCGGCGGTTTCTCAACTTTGGATTTTTTACTTCTACATGCGTACATGGATTTGAAATGCAAGTCGTGATAACATAATATTATAGTCACAATGTCCAATTTAGCGTTTTGTCAGACAAACAATACTTGTGTACATCTATAGAACAGTGATGGGGTAACTATTGAGAAGTCAGTTTAGAGAGCTTACCACTGATGCCTCATTCCTTAGGTGAATTCTTCTCACCCATGTTGCAAAACCCAAGGAGCATACAGACTCGCAcaaatcttcttctttgggACTAATATGAACAAGCATTAGTGTTTTTGAATCCTCACCTGTATACAACGAGTACAAAATTCAAATGTAAAGGAATTATTGGGCCCGACTAGACAGAAATTCATCATTGCTTCTGTTTGCTGTTTCTATGGCACACTTTCCCGCACCCCCCACCTTTTCTTACGGGGGTGGGTTGGGGTTTGGGGAATGAAGCTATATAGATTTTTGCCTGGAAAATAATTTTGAGTCATTTGAGAAATTAAATAAGGGTAAATCTTGACTGGGTAGACCTCCTATGAAATACCCATTTAAATCCAATCACCTCATACACGTGTTGTGCCACATCTACAGCAAAAGTTGGGGTGAGGGACTTCCTTCCCCACCTTGAAGCAAAAATCACCTTAAGTAGACGAGCAAAATTAAAGACCAAAAAGGTTTTGTATGGCAGTCAACAAATAACAAACTATGACATCAAGAGAAGGAAGCATTGATACCTAGGGAATCCCTAAGAACTTGAGTGAGTTTGCTATTCCTGTCAGAATAGAGAAATTGTAACTTTGCTGTTTAGATACTAGACATCAAACCCAGTTGATACattgattcatcaaatttttgttctttagATGTTAACTAATGAACTTGATCTCTACACAAAATTTCAGATTCAAGGGTTTTCCTTTTCCAATGGACACTTCCAAACCAAGATGTTACAATCACTTACCCTAAAAGTTCAAGCTGTTAAGTAAGTATATCAATACACAATACCCCCGCACATGCAGTATCACACATACATGGCTCTACATGTGACACCATCACGTGGCACCAAGGGTACAAGGGGTAAAGGCGCAACAACATACAACACAAACCCCTTGCACATACTAGACATCAAACACCCAACCTtctggctttgataccatgttacaaccgcttatcccaaaagctcgagaTGTTAATTAATTtccacaacaatgtatatcaacacacaacaaAACAAGATATAACTGCCTGGCAATTAGCTATCAAACTGAGTATGTTGGTTGAATGTCCAGTTTAAACATTGATTCTTAAAGTTCTTACCTGTATGGTACATGAGGTTTCCCTTTCTGGAGTGCAATGATGACATCACCAAGGGCAGAGAGTGATAGGTTGATGGCTTTTCCTTCCTCCAGTCGTCTTCCCCATGCCTTTGTCTTCAACAACCGTTCACTTCCACCCAAATCAATCAtccatattttatttgtttcctttcGCCTTGATGGAGCATTAAAGCTAGTCAAGGATAAGCGGATCAAGCTGTTCTGAATATAATAAGTGAGGCTGGACGGAAGCTAGAAAAGTTCTATCTCTGCTCATTACTTTTGTCAAAAATTCAAAACTCAGTAACTGAGGCTGAATTAACTGCTCTGGAACACCCTTGAACTATGTTGGCTCATACAAGTCCTAAGTCCATAGTTGACATCTGAAAAATTGCTTTAAGTGAAATTTTTACGGAAAAAATAATTACCAGTGAGATCtgcttgaattgatgttggCATTTGTAGAAGCAGTTGACCTGGATTGCCTACCCAATCTATACAGATTCATAGCTTGGTTGAAGTCATTCACTCCAATTGCCACAAGGTTGTCAATCTCAATGCCTCCCTTGGGATCATTTATAATTGACAGGCTGTGGACATAGATTACCAGATTATATCAAACACATACTTCTGTTAGAATGCCAAATCAATCAAACTTAAAAAGTCTGACAAGCTTATTAGCTCTAAAGCATACAAAATCTAACCTTGAGAAGAAAGTTGAAGCTATTACTCGATCTATTAGAAGGATAAGAGCCAGTTAGTCTCAGAAGTCTTGTTTATCAATAAAGCTTTGTTTGTcgacaacaaagaaaaagaacaaaaagaaacaaattaatATTAAGATGACCCCCTGTTAATGGATTTATATAATTTACACCAAATAAATTAAGACGCATCCGCCTCAACTAGGATTGACCGGAGGCATTAGTTGATGGAGGCTGTATACTCACCATTTTGTAAAACGATCTGTTGGTTTTGTCATTTTGGGGACAAGCAAGTCTCTGAGATTGCCCATGTAAATCTCAAGCATACTGAAAGTGAAGAGAAAAGAGTGGTTGCTATCAACTGCTTGCTTGAAAAGTTCATTGATTGCATGAGGCACAATCCCCGGACAATCGGGTTTACCTTCCTAAAATGACATAAACAGATGATCAGCCCAATTAAATTATTACACCATTAAGGAGGCTTTTAAAACTTGGTCAGATTCATCGCCAAGACATAAGAACAAGGCCGGCAATTCTACTCATTTGCTCCAACTACTCATGAgtttatccataaattaaaaaaagtagATTGTGCAGATAATGTTCTTGTATTCCCTTCTAAACAAAAATCCATGAACCTCATAGCAACTGGTGGAGCAATTTAAATAGGGAAAGGAAATGGGAAGATATGGCCAAGCCAGTGTCCACAGAATAACCTGATGTGCCCCTTATTTTGGTGACTTGGTGCGCCTACCCAATAGTTGAATTGCCAAGTTTTCCAACTAAAATATGATGAAAGCATGGTAAAGAGGAATTCTGTCCAGTAAGATGATCCTCACCATGGTGAAAGTCTTTTCAGTTCCCGTCTGCCCATATGCAAAAATGCATACATTGTAGCCATCCATCACAGATTTTATCACTGGCGCAATTTCTGAAAAGACTTCCATCTGAAATTTTATATAACAAACACAACTCAGTAAGGTTTTCAACAGAATTGAATCCATGACCTCATGGTTGCAGGCTTACGGTACTGAACAACAGCTAAATGAGATATTGACTTAGCCTCAATTTGGAATCACATAATATTCACTCAGGGCCTTATCCAACTGGAGTGTGGCAAATAAATTCCAATTATCTGATGAGCATTCTCAGAATTCACTTGCAtcacaaaaggaaaagaaaataaaacttaaagAGCATTTCGAGTACCGATTTGAAGCACCTTGTGATGAACCCTGGTGGAAAACCTTGTCGAAAGTGTAATGTTTTGTCTTATTGTTGGCAAGTTTTAAAACCACATTATTGGAATCCGATGCAACGACAGGTGCCAGATGGCTAAATTTCTCCTCATCGAGGATGGGTCTTATGCGACAAAACACACGGATATTCCCTGCAATGACAAGTTTAAAATGATGAGTGTATGCCACCATAAGCAACTTGTTGAACACATGATGGCTCAAAAACTCAATGAATAGATTGAACTGGAAACCCTTGTCTAATTCAAATTAACTTGGTCAATTTACAAGGTGATGAAATCTTTCTAGGATTTAAAGAAGGCAACGCTTCCTAACATTCCTTTTCAAGTTTCAATATGTCACCAATTCATTCAATTCGTTATATACACCCCTCCAAATTTTTCATATTTCAAATTCAGATAGTTATGTGAACAAATTGCTCCAGTCTTTAGTTCAAAATTGATAGTATTAGCCAGACTAACCCTTCAAATCCAAAAAGTTCTTCAAGGCCTGTCTCTTCTTTAAGTTCAGTTCATTTAGATGGGCAGTCAAGGCAGCAAGATCATCTGCTcaccaaagaaaaagagaagggtgAGTGCAAGATCACATGCCcgtggaagaaaataaaagtacaAGTGAAAGCATTTTCAAAGAGAGATTAGTAATCCATGTTATGATTCAAAATATTCTGAAAGGCAGGGATGTACCATATATTTTTGAAACAGCAGCACCATTATCAGCATCTTCGTTTTCATTGGAAGCCTCTGAATAGTCTGAATTGCAGTTTTGAAATTTTATCTGAGAACCATCTGTTGAATCTTGAGATGATAAGTTGTTGATTATTTTACAAACTGAATCTGCCCAGGTAGAAGTTAGACGAGTCTTAAATCCTAGAAGAGAATGGATAGACTGAGCAAGATTCTGAACAGATTTTCTTGATTCCATGGTGCTCAGAGGTGTAATAACTTCAAGTGTATAGGACACCCCTCCTTCTCATTCCTTTCTGATCAATCTTGTCCATGACTGGGGGGTCTGAAACATaatgttgcgtcaagaaatcgttgaGCGGTCttacgagtgccgtcacctgcaaaaggaccaaggggtcaccagagagaaccggtgtggtaccggcctagggctctccgatgccaaagtgagatctcctgagcaaacagatgaatagagattattcaagatgggttgagggtgtgagatacctcCTCTTTTATAGCGGTGCATGGCagagtggagagtccctagttgatgtggagtcttcttcaTAGATGGAAGAGTGAACCACGGAgtggatagagtccctgagCAGTAGGGCTCCTCCctggttggttgtcttcccatgagacttagtgtcccagtagggttgtccttcttgaCGGATAGATCCTTCTATGGGGTAGATAGGTTCCTTGGTACTTGAGTCCATCTAGGTTATGCAAGTGGTAGGTGAGGGCCCGGAGCCTTCGTGGTGGTGTGTATCTTGTTGGCGACGTGGTGGTCATGTAGTCCAGCTCGTACTTGCACCCTGTCGAGGTCCCAACTCTTCAGTGGATAAGGCCTGAGGGGGAAGGATGTACAAGTCAACATTGGCCCAAGGGGGATGACGCCCAAGTGTGGGTGGCGCCAAGTGTGGGTGACCCCCCGGTGGATCTCATGCTGTCGGTGTCCGGGTAATCTCCCGCTGTTCCAGGACACGTGGTATCTTCTGATAGgttgggatgatttgtggttcatcatttgccccccactctcttggaacaatgTGCTCAAGAGAGTCCTCCATACACTTGTAAATTATCCAGGGGGTTGGTAGCAAATAATTTCTCTCAGGGGGTAGGTCTACGAATTGGggggtgagggagaggttgtgggttcaaacctctcctctcacatctttttaccttttcttttttttatttttatagagaTACACATTCTCCTTTTCCCCATTCACTTTCCATTTCCACtcatttccttttctcctcttgtcttcttcctttcacttttttgtcttttgcctCTTCTCTCCACCTTGttttttgtctctctcttgGTGTGCCCCCCCAAGTATTTGTCACATGTCCTCCTTTGCCCATTAGCCTTGGGACTTGGTGTCTTGTGGCTTGCCTTTGTGGTGCCTTGTGGCTTGCCTTGAGCTAGACTTTGTGGTGCCTTGTGGCTTGCTTGTTCGTCGCCGTCCGGCATTCGTCACGCGCCCGCTTGTCTGACACGCCCGTCGCGACCGTTGTGCCCCGTCACGCCCACGGACCTGTCATGCCTATCGCGCCCACGGACCTGTCATGCCTATCGCGCCCATGGACCTGTCATGCCTGTTGCGCCCCCGGACCTATCATGCCTGTCGTGCCCTATCTGCCACGCCTGTCGAGCCCGCGATCCATCATGCTTCGTCGCGCCCAATCCGTCATGCCTGTCGCGCCCACGATCTGTCACACTCGTCACTCCTATTCTGTCACGCCCGTTGCGCCCGCGATCCGTCACGCTCGTCCCGCCCATTCTGTCAAGTCTGTTGTGGCCCTTGAGTGTCACGCCCGTCGTGCCCGCTCCGTCACGTTCATCGCACCCCTTGTACGTCACGCTCGTCGCACTCTATCGTGCCTACTCGTGCATCGTCGTACTCACCTTGTC
The nucleotide sequence above comes from Telopea speciosissima isolate NSW1024214 ecotype Mountain lineage chromosome 3, Tspe_v1, whole genome shotgun sequence. Encoded proteins:
- the LOC122653776 gene encoding kinesin-like protein KIN-14T, which gives rise to MESRKSVQNLAQSIHSLLGFKTRLTSTWADSVCKIINNLSSQDSTDGSQIKFQNCNSDYSEASNENEDADNGAAVSKIYDDLAALTAHLNELNLKKRQALKNFLDLKGNIRVFCRIRPILDEEKFSHLAPVVASDSNNVVLKLANNKTKHYTFDKVFHQGSSQGMEVFSEIAPVIKSVMDGYNVCIFAYGQTGTEKTFTMEGKPDCPGIVPHAINELFKQAVDSNHSFLFTFSMLEIYMGNLRDLLVPKMTKPTDRFTKCLSIINDPKGGIEIDNLVAIGVNDFNQAMNLYRLGRQSRSTASTNANINSSRSHCLIRLSLTSFNAPSRRKETNKIWMIDLGGSERLLKTKAWGRRLEEGKAINLSLSALGDVIIALQKGKPHVPYRNSKLTQVLRDSLGEDSKTLMLVHISPKEEDLCESVCSLGFATWVRRIHLRNEASVEMQ